The following proteins come from a genomic window of Miscanthus floridulus cultivar M001 chromosome 2, ASM1932011v1, whole genome shotgun sequence:
- the LOC136537521 gene encoding uncharacterized protein, producing MSSPFHSMILGTQAYPLRQIDLQVMFGNRANFCSKVLIFEVVDFLGSYHAILGWPCYAKFMTIPNYTYLKLKMLGPNGVIIMGSTFSHAYTCDREHYELAIAVINSTKLLELRNSMTPVVPDYNGSTSSSAFHPTKETKAVEINPIDSTEMVQIETELLAK from the coding sequence atgagctctcccttccatagtATGATCCTGGGGACACAGGCGTACCCACTTAGGCAGATTGACCTTCAAgtcatgtttggcaaccgagccaacttctgctcaaaGGTCCTGatcttcgaggtggtggactttctggggtcctaccacgccatcttggggtggccatgctacgctaaGTTTATGAcgatccccaactatacctatctcaagctaaagatgctaggaccgaatGGTGTCATCAttatgggtagcaccttctcacatgcctacacgtgcgaccgcgagcattatgagctcgctATAGCCGTAATCAACTCCACTAAGCTCTTAGAGCTTAGGAATTCCATGACTCCAGTAGTCCCAGACTACAATGGGTCGACCTCCTCCAGTGCCTTCCATCcaaccaaggaaaccaaggcagtggagATCAACCCCATCGACTCGACCGAGATGGTGCAGATTGAGAccgagctcctggccaaatag